Genomic window (Deinococcus carri):
GCTGAGGCCATGTCTGCCCCCGCCCTCCCGCACCCGGCAGCCCGGCTCTGGCCGCAGCTCCGGCGCTTTGTCCTGGGGCAGGCCGCGTGCTGCACCTTTGCCCTCGCGGTGGTGGGCTTGCTCGCGCTGTCGCGGGCGCTGCCGCTGGGAGCGTGGGGGCTGGCCCGCTACGACTTCCTGCTGCTGGGCTGCCTGCTGGTGCAGGGCGTCCTGCTCGCCCTGCGCTTCGAGACGCCGCGCGAGGCCGCCGTCATCGGGCTGTTTCACGCGCTGGGCTTTGCGCTGGAAGCCTTCAAGGTCGCGCACGGGAGCTGGGCCTACCCCGAGGACGCCCTGAGCAAGGTGCTCGGCGTGCCGCTGTACGCGGGGTTCATGTACGCCAGCGTCGGGAGCTACATGGCGCAGGCGTGGCGCAGGTTCGACCTGGCCCTCTGCCACGCCCCGCCCCTGCGCCTTCAGGCCTGGCTCGCGGCGGCGGCCTACCTCAACTTCTTCACGCACCACCTGGGGCCGGACCTGCGGTACGTGGTCACGGCGGCGCTGCTGCTGGCGTACCGCCGGACGCGGGTGGGCTTCAGCGTGGGGCAGGTGCGGTACGGAATGCCGCTGGGCCTCTCCTTTGCGCTGATCGGCGGCTTCGTCTTTCTGGCCGAGAACGCCGCGACCCGGCTGGGCGCGTGGGTCTACCCCCATCAGGCGGGCGGCTGGCAGCCCGTCCACCTCGCCAAATGGCTGGCCTGGACCTTGATGGTGGTCGTGGCCTTTTTGATCGTGTCGGGATTGAAAGCCTGGGAGGAGCGCCGCCAGGGCGCGAGCCGCTAGCATGGCGCTCTGCCCCGCCCCCGCGCGGGAGCGACCACAAGCGAGGCCGCC
Coding sequences:
- a CDS encoding DUF817 domain-containing protein, producing MSAPALPHPAARLWPQLRRFVLGQAACCTFALAVVGLLALSRALPLGAWGLARYDFLLLGCLLVQGVLLALRFETPREAAVIGLFHALGFALEAFKVAHGSWAYPEDALSKVLGVPLYAGFMYASVGSYMAQAWRRFDLALCHAPPLRLQAWLAAAAYLNFFTHHLGPDLRYVVTAALLLAYRRTRVGFSVGQVRYGMPLGLSFALIGGFVFLAENAATRLGAWVYPHQAGGWQPVHLAKWLAWTLMVVVAFLIVSGLKAWEERRQGASR